A portion of the Rhodothermales bacterium genome contains these proteins:
- a CDS encoding efflux RND transporter periplasmic adaptor subunit — MKLTRSRSFMIGAAILAVGVGGLALLVWLRPEPPKEDRPRVSPLVTTAVATIHEGPVYVRGTGPIKPTQEVTLVAEASGKVVGIAPSFVSGGYFQRGDVLVQVDPADYENAVAVAEAEVTQRRFELLRAREEADVAKEEWERMRSRTAGEAPPHSELGSLVLKEPQLRLAEALLKGAEARLSDARNRLERTRIVAPFSGRVRTESVDVGQFVGPGQQVGVVYSSGLVEIAVPLNTSDAALIEGLWNPSGVSRIAARVHADFGGTTRTWNGNVHRVEGALDAATRTINVFVRVSNPYRRDSDGAPPLLVGTFVDVEIEARPSDGSVVIPRSALRDGSKVWVVADGRLRVLPVDVLQEVDETVLLRDGLTGGEQVVTNALAVMTDGMSVRVATN; from the coding sequence ATGAAACTCACCCGCTCCAGATCATTCATGATTGGCGCCGCAATTTTGGCCGTCGGTGTGGGTGGTCTCGCGCTGTTGGTCTGGCTCCGACCTGAACCACCGAAGGAAGATCGGCCGCGAGTCAGTCCGCTTGTGACAACAGCCGTGGCAACGATCCACGAAGGTCCCGTCTACGTCCGCGGTACGGGCCCGATCAAACCGACGCAGGAAGTCACACTGGTTGCTGAGGCATCGGGCAAGGTCGTTGGCATTGCACCCTCGTTCGTAAGCGGTGGGTACTTTCAGCGCGGCGATGTGCTCGTGCAGGTGGACCCGGCCGATTACGAGAACGCTGTTGCCGTCGCGGAGGCCGAGGTCACGCAGCGGCGGTTTGAACTGCTGCGTGCGCGTGAAGAAGCGGACGTCGCGAAGGAGGAGTGGGAACGTATGAGAAGCAGAACGGCGGGCGAGGCACCTCCTCACTCCGAGCTTGGCAGCCTCGTGCTCAAGGAGCCGCAGCTCAGGCTCGCCGAAGCGCTGCTCAAGGGGGCGGAGGCCCGACTTTCTGACGCTCGCAATCGATTGGAGCGCACACGAATAGTGGCGCCGTTCAGCGGAAGGGTGCGCACAGAAAGCGTCGACGTGGGTCAGTTCGTAGGTCCGGGTCAGCAGGTAGGCGTCGTGTACAGCTCGGGGCTGGTCGAGATCGCCGTGCCGCTGAACACGTCGGACGCAGCACTCATCGAGGGCCTGTGGAACCCGTCAGGTGTGAGTCGCATCGCGGCACGGGTGCATGCGGACTTCGGAGGCACGACGCGAACATGGAACGGGAATGTTCACCGCGTCGAAGGAGCGCTGGACGCCGCGACTCGAACCATCAACGTTTTCGTGCGCGTTTCGAATCCGTACCGTCGCGATTCAGACGGCGCTCCTCCGCTGCTTGTCGGCACCTTCGTCGACGTGGAGATCGAAGCCAGACCCTCCGATGGATCTGTCGTGATCCCGCGGTCGGCACTGCGTGATGGCAGCAAAGTCTGGGTTGTCGCCGACGGGCGTCTTCGCGTGTTGCCTGTGGATGTCTTGCAAGAGGTGGATGAGACGGTGCTTCTCCGCGACGGACTTACCGGCGGAGAGCAGGTCGTCACCAATGCGCTGGCCGTCATGACGGACGGCATGTCTGTTCGTGTCGCAACGAACTGA